In the Prionailurus viverrinus isolate Anna chromosome A3, UM_Priviv_1.0, whole genome shotgun sequence genome, CAGAAACCTTGAAcagttagggggaaaaaaagatacccTTAATGATTGGTCATTAATAGAATATGAGAAGAACACTAAAAATTTCTGCACATACACTCCTATCACAAAATTGGTCAGAAGGAAatcatggataaagaagacagaattttaagttttacttatttattttgagagcgagagcgtgagaggcgggggggggggggggggggcgggggggcggatatcccaggcaggctccacactgtcagcacagagcccaacgcacagcttgatctcacaaaccatgagatcatgacctgagctgaaatcaagagtcagacatttaaatgaaccacccaggcaccccaagaaaacagaatttttgaaaaataattcacgAGGGAAATTCTTTATTACTTTATCAGTTCTAAAATatcatcttctttaaaaaaatttaagaccgAATGAcagattatttcctttactgttGTAAATACTGCAAATTTCTCATCAAAGAGGTAAGTATCAATGTAATTTTtccttaagtttgaacacatgaGGGAGGAATGAAGCAGATTATAAACCTCATTTGATCTGATCTTATAAAAAGTCACTCCAGCTGTCTTCAGTCTTGCTCTATCCACAGAGAGATTTCCAGGATAGGTTTGTGTCATTCGGTCCATCCACAATAGGCTGGATAGGATAGTCCGTAGTAAGTGCCAGGATACCACCTTTTATTCTGGGCTACTTGACTGGCATTTGGCATTACATTCCAAGAGTACCTCAATTGTGAATAGTCCTCTCCAGGGGGCCCAGGAGGAGGGATATGGCCTCTCTGGGAAACATTTTGATTCTGTGAAAattttcttaaacaaacaaacaaaaaagcaattaattattgtagtttaataaaatatagaagctttataaaataatacatagatATTCTGGCTCTACTGTTTTCTACCTGTATAACCTTAGCAGATAAGTTGCTTAATCTTTGGATTTCTTAGTTCTTTATAAAATGGAGCCAATACCTTCCATCTTCATAGGTTGTTTTCAAGGTAAATTAAGACAACATAGTTAAATTACCTACCACAACaccttggcacatggtaggtttCCAGGAGCCATTCCACTTTTCCCTACACAGATAAATGCCCACACTTTTCTAATCAAATACTTTCTCCCCAAGTCTGGCAGAGTTGACATGAGACAGAataaggtatttattttaaaaacaggaagcTGCTTTCActttaaatacatatgtaaattagTTATAAAGTATAGAATTCTAATTATGGGACATGtaacaaatttggaaaattaagaTTGAAGTTTAATTGTTTCAAAAGCAAGATCAGTAAATACATCATACTGGAGTTTCACTACTTTCTCTATAATCTGTATTTACTCTTAAATAACACCCTTCCTTATTCTGTAAACTTTACCACTATTAATGCAGTCTAAGAATGCAAGATCCTGTTTGGTAATCACATCAAATTGTTGGCTTAAACTAAGTTTAGAATCAATGAAATTTTCTAAGGCATTTTTCAACTGCCTCTGAAAAGTCACATATTCCCCCATCTTGTACTTGATTTTTCAGCTCTAAATGCAAAATATGGAGCAAATGATACCTCCTGGTTGACACTGATCATCCAGAAAACATCAATTCCTCACCATTGCTATGTGTTTGCACTAAGTTATGatataaatttctatttcaaTTCCAGAAAAGTAGACAGAACAGATACCTTACTGACTGCTGCAGATCTTGGGTCTGGCTGTGGAAATGCCAAGAAGGTACTGGATAGCCTTGGGTCTGATGTAGGTTATACCTCTGTCCTTGGTTAACAGACTTAATAGTGGTGTGGACTGGTTCCATCATATGTGTTGCGGCTTCAAAACCACTTGATCTGGATACACCGGAATCCCAACTCCTCAAAGAGAACATTTCCACACGGTATTACTGGTTTCCAAATTTAGTAGCCAATTTAGTAACTACATTTTGGTCCATGAAAATAACAATGCCatcctcccccacttctctccttGTTTAGATTCCCCAAGCAAGTAAGTAAGCCTCAGGGAGAGTGGATATGTACAGCTGAAATAATCTACAAACATATCTCCCTAACCACAAACCTCACATAAAAAATGCAACGTACCTTCTTATGGGGCCCTTCTGAAGGTCTTCAATATAGTTTTGTCTTTCCAAGCAATGTCCACGGCACCTATTGAATACTGAGGAGTGGATGAACTGTTAAAATTAACtgtacatggggcgcctgggtggcacagtcggttgagcgtccgacttcagccaggtcacgatctcgcggtcggtgagtttgagccccgcgtcgggctctgggctgatggctcagagcctggagcctgtttccgattctgtgtctccctctctctctgcccctcccccgttcatgctctgtctctctctgtcccaaaaataaataaaaatgttgaaaaaaaaattaaaaaaaaaaaactgtacaaaaAGCAAGTCTTTTACAGAGAAAGTAGATCAAAGCTGAAATCCACTGACGAATTATTCAAGCTGTTATACCTCACTATCTCCAGATACATCCCTTTATAAACTTTTGGCAAAAGACTGTATTATGTCACAGCAAATGAAttacatacatttcttttttccaaaatttgaaaaatacatccACATTTCCATCTTCAActtttataaaaagggaaaaatagtgacaacactCATACTTACATTCAATTGCATCATCTGGCCTCATGCCTTCTACATCAATCAAATATCTAACAAAACAACATAACTGAGTCATTTATatgtaagaagaaagaaatcaagtttATTCAAAAGAGGTCCAATTCCATTTACAAATACAGATATAAAAACCCTAAGAAAGTATCAGCACATCTAATCCAATTATTCAAGAATGATATACTATGACCACAAGAAGACTTCATTCCATGGATGCAAGGATGACCCAACTTTAGAAAATCTATTAATGTAATTAACAATTTAGTtagtaagtgaaagaagaaaatacaggaccAAATTGGTACTTGTTAAAAAGGCATCTGATAAAATACAATAGTCCTTTTTgatcaaaatgttttatatactagAAACAGAAGACTTACTTAATGTGACAGAGTATTTATTAGGAACCAACAAATAGGAAAGAACAAATTGGGAAAAATATTAACATCGTATCTAAACAATGCTATCTAACCAACTGTAAAGGGCCAGAAGCTTAGGAGTCACCACCACTGTCAGCCATTTCTTCCTCACCCTCCTCTTCAACCCACAAATCCTAAAGATAATATTACCTGAGTATCTCTAGAATATGTCCACATCTTTCTACCAAAATGACCACCACACCCTCGTCCAAGTTACCATCATGCCCTGATTTCTACAAAAGCCTAACCTATCTTCTTGTTTCCACCTGCAGTGTAATCTCTACTCAGCAAAATAATCACTTGAAAATCCAAATTAGATTATATTCTCCACACCCTTAACAAAAAAAAGTTCAATGGTTTTCGATTACTCTGAAGATCAAGTCTAAAACCTTAAACACAGACCTGTGTGATCTAGTTCCTCCCCACACTccattttaaaccttttttttaagtaatctctacatccaatatggggcttgaactcacaaacccaagatcgAGTTGTATGcccttctgactgaaccagccagatgcccctacagctctattttaaacttaaaaaaaaaaaaaaaaagtaacctcgGGGTGCCGACGTGGCTCAGACGCATAAGCATCCaaatttcagctcagggtcacgagatcaagccccacgttgagcgccccagagtgtggagactgcttaagattctctctctgtgtctctctgcccccaccccctgcttgcacactctaaaaaaaaaaaaaaaaaaaaaaaaaaagtgaaagtaatctctctacacccaacgtaagCCTCAAgttcatgactccaagatcaagagtcacatgcgcctctgaatgagccagccaggtgcccctccagctcaaactcatgaccccgagatcaagggtcacttGCTCTAccgacttagccagccaggtgctccccgctacctttttttttaaacttcagctCCATTTTAACACCATACTTCCCATGGCCCAGCCTCTCTGGCTTGTTCCTCCAACACAGCATACGCTTTCCTATTATCGGTCCTTGCTGTTTATGCCCAGAATTCTCTCCCCAGAGTCCCTAAGAGGTTAATACCTCATCATCATCCTTCAGATATCAGCTCCAACATCCCCACAGAAACTTTCTGTAATCTCCATGCTAAAGTCAAATCCTCCCTATTAATATGCCCTCCATGAACCATGTCCCTCTCCTTCTTGGCATTTGTCAGAGTTGTAATTCCACATGCATTTGTGTGATTCTTGCATGTCTATTCTCTCTCTAGACTTGTTAGAGTTCCCGAAGGCCAAGTCAAGTCTCTCAAGTCTTTCTGCCAGCGTCTAGCACAGTGCTTACACATAACagatgctcagtaagtgtttTCTGAATGAACAAATAGAAGTCAGTCCAGTGCAGCAGTCCTCAAAAAGCATAAAAGCATCAACTTCTCATTCAGAAATTCCAttctaaaattatctcaaaaaataGCATATACATTCAAATTTGTTCGTATAGAAATGTTCAATAATTCAATGTTTTAAATATCAAGAATTTCTGACTTTTATGTTCATCAGTAAGCAAAGCAATAcagcctttaaaaaagaatgaggggcacctgggtggctcagtcagttaagcctccgactttggctcagggcatgatcttgtggttcatgggttccagcccggtatcgggctctgtgctgacagctcggagtctggagcctgctttggattctgtgtctccctctttctctctctccccctcccccacttgtgctctgtctctctctcaaaaataaacattttaaaaaaaattttaagaatgaggTTACCAAATACTTTCACAGGAAGATGTCCACCATGTTATATTATAAAACAGGATGTCTAAATATTATACTGttaaattacacatatatgcTTATTATCTGTCTGCATTTTTAAAGTCTGAAAAAATACGTATTCACTTATTACTGGTGGTAATCTTTGGGTGGGGAGCAAGACTTCTTTCTATTTCATACATTTCAAAGCTGACTGCATTTTTTGCAACTGGCTTGCACCTACTGTTGTACACGAAGCAACCTAAACACAGTCTGTCTCTTGGCGTTGGCAACTCACCTGCAGATGAGATAGCCAGTCCTGTTTAAACCATGAGTACAATGAACACCAATAAGTTTGTCTACAAAACAAGGAATAcagagttaaataggtgatgtaGATACACTAAAAACAAGTTCTCCAATTTTCTTTAGAGTACCATTTATTAGTTACCATAGCACTACCACTACCCTGAAAAGGA is a window encoding:
- the DUSP11 gene encoding RNA/RNP complex-1-interacting phosphatase isoform X1 — its product is MSQWHHARGGWGQGRAYSGRRSTKKRGGNHVPERWKDYLPVGQRMPGTRFIAFKVPLKKSFEKHLAPEERFSPLDLFNKLQKQNEELGLIIDLTYTHRYYKPEDLPETIPYLKIYTTGHQVPDDDTIFKFKCAVNEFLKENKDNDKLIGVHCTHGLNRTGYLICRYLIDVEGMRPDDAIELFNRCRGHCLERQNYIEDLQKGPIRRSWDSGVSRSSGFEAATHMMEPVHTTIKSVNQGQRYNLHQTQGYPVPSWHFHSQTQDLQQSVRKFSQNQNVSQRGHIPPPGPPGEDYSQLRYSWNVMPNASQVAQNKRWYPGTYYGLSYPAYCGWTE
- the DUSP11 gene encoding RNA/RNP complex-1-interacting phosphatase isoform X2; translated protein: MSQWHHARGGWGQGRAYSGRRSTKKRGGNHVPERWKDYLPVGQRMPGTRFIAFKVPLKKSFEKHLAPEERFSPLDLFNKLQKQNEELGLIIDLTYTHRYYKPEDLPETIPYLKIYTTGHQVPDDDTIFKFKCAVNEFLKENKDNDKLIGVHCTHGLNRTGYLICRYLIDVEGMRPDDAIELFNRCRGHCLERQNYIEDLQKGPIRSWDSGVSRSSGFEAATHMMEPVHTTIKSVNQGQRYNLHQTQGYPVPSWHFHSQTQDLQQSVRKFSQNQNVSQRGHIPPPGPPGEDYSQLRYSWNVMPNASQVAQNKRWYPGTYYGLSYPAYCGWTE